The following proteins come from a genomic window of Gloeomargarita sp. SRBZ-1_bins_9:
- a CDS encoding SH3 domain-containing protein codes for MCGLVLATTLPMAAGFMLVRWGLRYGFAPQTVSIQPNPPQGDRVSAGQWMRVVQPQGLWVRAQPEADSPVVATAAHQQVVERLAVSPDRQWEQVRLPDQQVIGWVRAGNLQPLIPPPNLWVTARDGLMLRQDPSTSAPVVTGLAYGQELRLLTYNADRTWAQVQVPATGTVGWVKAEYTNPTPPTEREGRQVQVHASTGLLLRDSPDGTPLTTLPNREILLVLDASADQQWLKVLVVRTRQKGWVKRDYTQPL; via the coding sequence ATGTGCGGTTTGGTCCTGGCCACTACCCTGCCCATGGCCGCCGGTTTTATGCTGGTGCGCTGGGGGTTGCGATACGGGTTTGCCCCACAGACGGTCTCCATTCAACCCAACCCGCCCCAGGGGGATAGGGTTTCCGCCGGACAATGGATGCGGGTTGTACAACCCCAAGGATTGTGGGTGCGGGCGCAACCGGAGGCCGATAGCCCCGTGGTGGCAACGGCAGCCCATCAACAGGTGGTGGAGCGCTTAGCCGTGAGTCCCGACCGGCAATGGGAACAGGTGCGCCTGCCAGACCAGCAAGTGATCGGGTGGGTGCGCGCCGGCAATTTACAACCCTTAATCCCCCCGCCCAACCTCTGGGTCACGGCCAGGGACGGTTTGATGCTGCGCCAGGACCCTAGCACCTCAGCGCCGGTGGTGACCGGTTTGGCCTATGGTCAGGAACTCCGCCTGCTGACCTATAACGCTGACCGAACCTGGGCGCAGGTGCAGGTGCCCGCCACCGGGACCGTTGGTTGGGTCAAGGCCGAGTACACCAATCCCACCCCTCCCACCGAACGGGAAGGCCGGCAAGTTCAAGTCCATGCGTCCACCGGTCTACTCCTGCGGGACAGCCCCGACGGCACACCGCTGACAACCTTACCAAACCGGGAAATCCTCCTTGTGCTGGATGCTAGCGCCGATCAGCAATGGTTGAAGGTCCTGGTGGTGCGCACGCGACAGAAAGGCTGGGTCAAGAGGGACTACACCCAACCGCTGTAG
- a CDS encoding GTP-binding protein has protein sequence MLRRWRGLGLGLALFLTLLLLLGLSQNLLQLYTQILTVAGATAANVLLGLVLLVMLGLLITLGRIVWLAGRPPRRRVKPSTAFSSPDLQQRLETIAQQLAQIEDRIARQALETQYQELLAQQNRQPLRLVILGTASTGKTSLVNALLGRMAGDVAPTLGTTQTVQVYGLRLQGVPRRIELVDTPGLQEGSAAGASRELEAKAWAQRADLVVWVADNDLRQSEMTVLVQLRQLGKRVVLALNKTDLYLPEDEQVLLEKIRQRLQGWIAPEDVVPIAAAPPPVKLDTGEPYQPPVYLDPLLQRVAAILQTEGEQLLAENLLLQCQQLGAEAQTILERQRRRQAEAIVERFQWIGAGVVWLTPLPGVDLLAQAAVHAQMVVELGQVYGCHLSLDQGRELALSLAKTLTALGVARGIASLVGRTLKTTVAGYVLTSAVQSISAAYLTRVAGLSFITYFRQNQSWGDQGMAAVVRQYWEQEKSQLPRWIHQAWQRLRSLDPQS, from the coding sequence ATGTTGCGACGCTGGCGCGGTCTGGGATTGGGGCTAGCACTCTTTTTAACCCTGTTGTTGCTGCTGGGCCTGAGCCAAAATTTGCTCCAACTTTACACTCAAATCCTGACGGTAGCGGGGGCGACGGCGGCTAATGTGCTGCTGGGCTTAGTGCTGCTGGTGATGTTAGGGCTACTGATCACCCTGGGTCGAATTGTCTGGTTGGCTGGTCGTCCGCCCCGCCGGCGGGTCAAACCTTCCACGGCTTTTTCCTCGCCCGACCTGCAACAGCGCCTGGAAACGATTGCCCAGCAACTGGCCCAAATCGAGGACCGCATTGCCCGCCAGGCCCTCGAGACCCAATATCAGGAACTCCTGGCCCAACAAAACCGCCAGCCCCTGCGTCTAGTGATCCTGGGGACCGCGTCCACCGGCAAAACCTCGCTGGTGAATGCCCTGTTGGGCCGTATGGCCGGGGATGTGGCGCCGACTTTGGGCACAACCCAAACGGTACAGGTTTACGGGCTGCGTCTCCAGGGGGTGCCGCGCCGGATCGAACTGGTGGATACGCCGGGGTTGCAGGAGGGGTCGGCAGCGGGCGCCAGCCGGGAACTGGAAGCCAAAGCATGGGCGCAGCGGGCGGATTTGGTGGTCTGGGTGGCGGATAATGACCTGCGCCAGTCGGAAATGACGGTGCTGGTGCAACTGCGGCAACTGGGCAAACGGGTGGTGCTGGCCCTCAACAAAACCGACCTCTACCTACCCGAAGACGAACAGGTGCTGCTGGAGAAAATCCGCCAGCGGCTCCAGGGGTGGATCGCACCGGAGGATGTGGTGCCCATTGCCGCTGCCCCTCCACCCGTTAAGTTGGATACGGGGGAACCCTACCAGCCGCCGGTGTACCTGGACCCCTTGCTGCAACGCGTCGCCGCTATCCTGCAAACCGAAGGGGAACAGTTGCTGGCGGAAAACCTGCTGTTGCAGTGCCAACAGTTGGGGGCAGAAGCGCAAACGATTCTGGAACGACAACGGCGGCGGCAGGCCGAGGCCATCGTGGAACGGTTCCAGTGGATTGGCGCAGGGGTGGTGTGGTTGACGCCTTTGCCGGGGGTGGATTTGTTGGCCCAGGCGGCGGTACATGCCCAGATGGTGGTGGAACTGGGGCAGGTCTATGGCTGTCACCTGAGTCTGGATCAGGGGCGCGAATTGGCACTGTCGCTGGCTAAGACCTTGACGGCCCTAGGGGTGGCCCGGGGAATTGCTAGCCTGGTTGGCCGCACCCTGAAAACCACCGTCGCAGGCTATGTGTTGACTTCAGCTGTACAAAGCATCAGCGCCGCCTATCTGACGCGGGTGGCCGGTTTGAGCTTCATCACCTACTTTCGCCAAAACCAAAGCTGGGGAGACCAGGGCATGGCCGCAGTGGTGCGTCAGTACTGGGAACAGGAAAAGTCCCAACTCCCCCGCTGGATTCACCAGGCTTGGCAACGCCTGCGCTCCCTCGACCCTCAATCTTAG
- a CDS encoding DUF2949 domain-containing protein produces MLSGRDERLIRFLQEELAVSAASIEMALRREDSGQGPLPIVLWRYGLISLDELDRVFAWLDTLDAGN; encoded by the coding sequence ATGCTATCGGGACGGGATGAGCGGTTGATTCGTTTTTTGCAGGAGGAGTTGGCGGTATCGGCGGCCTCGATTGAGATGGCTTTACGCCGGGAGGATTCCGGTCAGGGGCCGTTGCCCATCGTTTTGTGGCGCTACGGGTTGATCAGTTTGGATGAGTTAGACCGGGTGTTTGCTTGGTTAGACACCTTAGATGCGGGGAACTGA
- a CDS encoding AAA family ATPase, with protein sequence MDFAQELGLLVRARYPFIYVPTAEEERLEQVIHQVARGLGQWGVYCWDFVEGIQGNPNDQGFARRNPLQALEFVEKLPPQAPALLVLRDFSRFLEDVAIARKCRNLNRVLKAQPKSVIFVAPEMRLPLELQEIVTVLPFGLPTAQELRQALLDMVQGLPEPPPPALLEALVRACQGLSLERMQRVIGRALAQRGKLTEADVETVLLEKRQIIQQTQILEFCTPTVTLADVGGLDNLKLWLQRRQQAFSPAAREYGLPYPRGLLLAGLQGTGKSLTAKAIAHHWQLPLLRLDVGRLFAGLVGESESRTRQMIQIAEALAPCVLWIDEIDKAFNTADSRSDGGTTNRVFGTILTWLAEKESPVFVVATANQIQLLPPELLRKGRFDEIFFVGLPTLEERQSILQVHLSRLRPHTWSSYDIKRLAWETPDFSGAELEQAIIEAMHTGFSQGREFTTDDILEAASQIVPLARTAQEQVQLLQQWASAGKIRSASRHSTLSRRLEQVEDVDDDRESPA encoded by the coding sequence ATGGATTTTGCCCAGGAGCTGGGGTTGCTGGTGCGGGCGCGCTATCCGTTTATTTATGTGCCCACCGCCGAGGAGGAGCGCTTGGAGCAGGTCATCCACCAGGTGGCGCGGGGGTTGGGCCAGTGGGGGGTCTATTGCTGGGATTTTGTGGAGGGCATCCAGGGGAATCCCAACGACCAGGGCTTTGCCCGGCGCAATCCCCTGCAGGCGTTGGAGTTTGTGGAAAAATTGCCCCCCCAGGCGCCGGCCCTGCTGGTCCTGCGGGACTTTAGCCGCTTTCTGGAAGACGTTGCCATTGCCCGCAAGTGCCGCAATCTCAACCGGGTGTTAAAAGCTCAACCCAAAAGTGTCATTTTTGTGGCGCCGGAGATGCGTTTGCCCCTGGAGCTGCAAGAGATTGTCACGGTCTTGCCCTTTGGGTTGCCGACGGCCCAGGAGCTACGTCAAGCACTGTTGGACATGGTGCAAGGCCTACCGGAACCGCCGCCGCCGGCGCTGCTGGAAGCGTTAGTGCGGGCCTGTCAAGGGTTGTCCCTGGAGCGGATGCAGCGGGTGATCGGTCGGGCTTTGGCCCAGCGGGGCAAACTCACGGAAGCGGATGTGGAGACCGTACTGCTGGAAAAACGGCAGATCATCCAACAGACGCAAATCCTGGAGTTTTGTACCCCGACAGTCACGTTGGCGGATGTAGGGGGGCTGGATAATCTGAAGCTCTGGTTGCAGCGGCGCCAACAGGCCTTTAGTCCGGCGGCACGGGAATACGGCCTGCCCTATCCCCGGGGTTTACTGCTGGCGGGGTTACAGGGCACCGGTAAATCCTTGACGGCTAAGGCGATTGCCCACCACTGGCAGTTGCCCCTGCTGCGGTTGGATGTGGGGCGCCTGTTCGCCGGCTTGGTGGGGGAATCGGAAAGTCGCACCCGGCAGATGATCCAAATTGCCGAAGCCCTGGCCCCCTGCGTGCTGTGGATTGATGAGATTGATAAGGCCTTTAACACCGCCGACAGTCGCTCCGACGGGGGCACCACCAACCGGGTCTTTGGCACGATTCTGACGTGGCTGGCGGAAAAGGAATCCCCGGTGTTTGTGGTGGCGACGGCCAATCAAATCCAGTTGTTGCCACCAGAGCTGTTGCGTAAGGGCCGCTTTGACGAGATTTTCTTTGTCGGGTTGCCCACGTTGGAGGAGCGCCAGAGCATTCTCCAGGTGCATTTGTCGCGCCTGCGTCCCCACACCTGGTCCAGCTACGACATCAAGCGCCTAGCCTGGGAAACGCCGGATTTTTCCGGGGCGGAGCTGGAGCAGGCCATTATCGAAGCCATGCACACGGGCTTTAGCCAGGGCCGAGAATTCACCACCGACGATATATTGGAAGCAGCCAGCCAAATTGTTCCCCTGGCCCGCACCGCCCAAGAACAGGTGCAGTTACTGCAACAGTGGGCCAGCGCAGGGAAAATCCGGTCCGCTTCTCGCCACAGTACCCTTAGCCGCCGGTTAGAACAAGTGGAGGATGTAGATGACGATAGGGAGTCGCCGGCGTGA
- a CDS encoding DUF839 domain-containing protein, with protein sequence MNITRREALWFLAGGIGAVVLGYRGGQAVPPALKFRPIRGVMPVPTDNLTPAQQRQAYARVVVQDDLVLPEGYTYEVVAAWGDPLGDGRFGYNNDYLSFVAAGQDRAYLTVNFEYISARTWLESYRQVIGQELPIAEVEKALAAGPVDVTRLAADSPLRRAIEQITVAAMTDLGIGVMTIRREGQRWVKSPSPADRRVTGISGWRDGRYLRATGPATLIFAKTQGQGYLDGLGEKIIGTFGNCAGGTTPWGTVLSCEENFQDLVAEPVYPDGTSFAPGTRPFTIAADGDLAGHGSALGLAGNKYGWVVEVDPANPSDYGTKHTWLGRFRHEAVGIRVVPGKPLAFYSGCDRRGGHLYKFVSREVVRDPRDKANSRLLTDGMLYAAKFNPDGTGRWIPLTPETPVDPDPPEVHAGGFINLPQRPEGGFAPFTTTAQVEQYKQRFKTLGDLYVGTRAEKQGAILIDTHYAASAAGATCTARPEDTVIAPDGTLYIAFTSGSPSSVDGGPDERVFVGPGNQRSYEPGWIMALREKDGEPAALTFTWEMVAVGGEPALGGAGFCNPDNLMVDPVGHLWMVTDIGTSRLNSPAHIPGSGRYGNNSMWFIPTHGPQAGQAFLFGIGPMECELTGPCLSDDGRTLFLAVQHPGERHGSRRDGAQRVLQVRMWDTEGNRFMQERVVPLGSNWPSKTPNAPPKPAVVAIRRLDGQPLV encoded by the coding sequence ATGAACATTACCCGACGGGAAGCTCTGTGGTTTTTAGCCGGTGGGATCGGTGCAGTGGTGTTGGGGTATCGGGGTGGTCAAGCAGTACCGCCGGCGCTCAAGTTTCGTCCGATTCGGGGGGTGATGCCGGTGCCCACAGACAACCTGACGCCGGCCCAGCAACGCCAGGCTTACGCCCGGGTGGTGGTTCAGGATGACCTGGTACTGCCGGAGGGCTATACCTACGAGGTGGTGGCGGCCTGGGGAGACCCGTTGGGGGATGGTCGCTTTGGCTATAACAATGACTACTTGTCGTTTGTGGCGGCGGGCCAAGACCGGGCCTATTTGACAGTAAATTTTGAGTACATCAGCGCCCGGACCTGGCTGGAGAGCTACCGGCAGGTAATCGGTCAGGAGCTGCCGATTGCCGAGGTAGAAAAGGCGCTGGCGGCCGGACCAGTGGATGTGACGCGCCTGGCGGCTGACAGTCCCCTGCGCCGGGCCATTGAACAGATTACGGTGGCAGCAATGACGGATTTAGGGATTGGGGTGATGACTATCCGGCGGGAGGGCCAGCGCTGGGTCAAAAGCCCTAGTCCAGCGGACCGGCGGGTCACGGGTATTTCGGGTTGGCGGGATGGCCGCTATCTCCGGGCGACGGGACCGGCGACCCTGATTTTTGCCAAGACCCAGGGGCAGGGCTATCTGGATGGGCTGGGGGAGAAAATTATCGGCACGTTTGGCAATTGCGCGGGTGGCACGACGCCCTGGGGGACGGTACTCAGTTGCGAAGAGAATTTTCAGGACTTGGTGGCGGAACCGGTGTATCCCGACGGTACGTCTTTTGCCCCCGGTACGCGACCGTTTACCATTGCGGCAGACGGAGATTTGGCGGGCCACGGCAGCGCCCTGGGACTGGCGGGGAACAAATACGGCTGGGTGGTGGAGGTGGACCCGGCCAACCCCAGCGACTACGGCACCAAACATACCTGGCTGGGGCGGTTCCGGCATGAGGCGGTGGGGATTCGGGTGGTCCCGGGCAAACCCCTGGCCTTCTATTCGGGCTGCGACCGGCGGGGGGGACACCTGTACAAGTTCGTCAGCCGGGAGGTAGTACGCGACCCCCGGGACAAGGCCAATTCCCGCCTGCTGACCGATGGCATGCTCTACGCGGCCAAATTTAACCCTGATGGCACGGGGCGATGGATTCCCTTGACGCCGGAGACACCGGTGGACCCGGACCCCCCGGAAGTCCATGCCGGTGGTTTCATTAACTTGCCCCAGCGGCCAGAGGGGGGCTTTGCGCCCTTTACGACGACGGCCCAGGTGGAGCAGTACAAGCAGCGGTTTAAGACGCTGGGCGATCTCTACGTGGGTACGCGGGCGGAAAAGCAGGGGGCGATTTTGATTGATACCCACTATGCCGCCAGTGCCGCTGGGGCCACCTGCACAGCGCGACCGGAAGATACGGTGATTGCTCCCGATGGAACGTTGTATATCGCTTTTACATCCGGGAGTCCCAGCTCGGTTGACGGGGGGCCAGATGAGCGGGTGTTCGTGGGGCCGGGTAACCAACGCTCCTACGAGCCAGGCTGGATCATGGCGCTGCGGGAAAAAGATGGGGAGCCGGCGGCGTTGACTTTTACCTGGGAGATGGTGGCTGTAGGGGGTGAACCGGCCCTGGGGGGGGCAGGCTTTTGCAACCCCGATAACCTGATGGTGGACCCGGTAGGGCATTTGTGGATGGTGACGGACATTGGCACGTCCCGCTTAAATAGTCCGGCCCACATTCCCGGCAGCGGACGCTATGGCAATAACTCCATGTGGTTTATCCCTACCCATGGTCCGCAGGCGGGACAGGCGTTTTTGTTCGGCATTGGGCCGATGGAGTGTGAGTTGACGGGGCCGTGTCTGAGCGACGATGGCCGCACGCTGTTTTTGGCGGTACAGCATCCGGGGGAACGGCATGGTAGCCGCAGGGATGGGGCCCAGCGGGTGCTTCAGGTGCGCATGTGGGATACGGAGGGCAACCGGTTTATGCAGGAGCGGGTGGTGCCGTTGGGGTCGAACTGGCCGAGCAAAACGCCCAATGCGCCCCCCAAACCGGCGGTGGTGGCCATTCGCCGTCTAGACGGTCAACCCCTGGTCTAA
- the wecB gene encoding UDP-N-acetylglucosamine 2-epimerase (non-hydrolyzing), producing MPIPVAVVLGTRPEAIKLAPVIQTLRANPHWQVRVINTGQHREMVAQVLRWFGVQWDYDLAIMEPGQTLEQITCRTLERLSPLLQKLQPRLVLVQGDTTTAFAAALSSFYQRIPIGHVEAGLRTDDLFHPYPEEANRRLISQLAQWHFAPTTLAVQYLRESRVTGEIHHTGNTVIDALQQVARQQPDCPIPGLDWQRQRVLLATVHRRENWGEPLTRIAQALVRILAQVPDTALVLPLHPNPQVQQGLRPLLAGHPRVFLPPPLDYPQLVGALQRCYLVLTDSGGIQEEAPALGKPVLVLRETTERPEAIAAGTAVLVGTDTDRIVTKALELLQDEAAYRRMAQAVNPFGDGQAARRIEQILQRYFVGHGQGP from the coding sequence ATGCCGATTCCTGTAGCTGTCGTCCTGGGGACGCGCCCCGAAGCGATCAAATTGGCGCCGGTCATTCAAACCCTGCGGGCCAATCCCCACTGGCAGGTGCGTGTGATCAATACAGGGCAGCACCGGGAGATGGTGGCCCAGGTGTTGAGGTGGTTTGGGGTGCAGTGGGACTACGACCTAGCCATCATGGAGCCTGGCCAGACCCTGGAGCAAATCACCTGTCGCACCCTCGAGCGCCTGTCGCCCCTGTTGCAAAAGCTCCAACCTCGACTGGTGTTGGTGCAGGGGGATACCACCACCGCCTTTGCCGCTGCCTTAAGTAGCTTCTACCAGCGCATCCCCATCGGCCATGTGGAAGCCGGGTTACGGACCGATGACTTGTTCCACCCCTACCCGGAGGAGGCCAACCGCCGGTTGATTTCCCAGTTGGCCCAGTGGCATTTTGCCCCCACTACTCTGGCAGTCCAGTATCTCCGGGAATCACGGGTAACCGGTGAAATTCACCACACGGGCAATACGGTGATTGACGCCCTGCAGCAGGTGGCCCGGCAGCAGCCCGATTGCCCCATCCCCGGGTTGGACTGGCAACGGCAGCGGGTGCTCCTGGCGACCGTCCACCGGCGGGAAAACTGGGGAGAACCCCTAACCCGCATTGCCCAGGCGTTGGTGCGCATCTTGGCCCAGGTACCGGATACGGCCTTGGTGCTGCCGTTACATCCCAATCCCCAGGTGCAGCAGGGTTTACGGCCGCTGCTGGCGGGCCATCCCCGGGTGTTTTTGCCGCCGCCGCTGGACTATCCTCAGTTGGTGGGGGCCTTGCAGCGCTGTTATTTGGTGTTGACGGATTCGGGGGGGATCCAGGAGGAGGCGCCGGCCCTAGGCAAACCAGTGCTGGTGCTGCGGGAGACCACAGAGCGCCCGGAAGCGATTGCCGCCGGTACGGCTGTGCTGGTGGGCACCGACACCGACCGGATCGTGACCAAGGCCCTGGAACTGTTGCAGGATGAAGCAGCCTATCGGCGCATGGCCCAGGCGGTGAATCCCTTTGGAGACGGACAGGCGGCCCGGCGCATTGAGCAGATTCTCCAGCGCTACTTCGTCGGTCATGGCCAAGGCCCGTAG
- the radA gene encoding DNA repair protein RadA produces MAKARSRFVCRECGAEYAQYFGQCRQCGAWNSLDEVVVAPKEPSLRSGAISQHALPLSAVASEHWQRWSTGSAEFDRVLGGGIVPGSLVLIAGDAGIGKSTLLLQTLAHLSPTLPVLYVCAEESAQQVKLRAERLFPPNALPDLYVLAETDLETILGELERLRPRVAVIDSIQALMNAALTSAPGSVSQVRECTAALMRLAKQHHIALLIVGHITKEGAIAGPKVLEHLVDTVLYFEGDALAHHRLLRAGKNRFGPSYELGIFAMTAQGLQEVSNPSELFLHHRESPAPGVATIVACEATRPLVVEIQALVTSTGYGTPRRSTTGIDYNRLVQILAVLEKHLGVPLAKHDVYVASAGGLTVSEPAADLGIALAVLASLRHCVIQPQTVLIGEVGLSGQIRPVQQMETRLKEAVKLGFQRAIVPPMELEPVAGLQLVPVNRLLPAVLAALPGETSPNPTPHPPAPPPGEDGCLGPSYPVAGTPG; encoded by the coding sequence ATGGCCAAGGCCCGTAGCCGGTTTGTCTGCCGGGAATGCGGCGCAGAATATGCCCAGTACTTCGGCCAGTGTCGCCAGTGCGGGGCCTGGAACAGTTTGGATGAGGTGGTGGTTGCCCCCAAGGAACCTTCCTTGCGGTCTGGGGCCATCTCCCAGCACGCTCTGCCTTTAAGTGCCGTCGCCTCTGAGCATTGGCAACGCTGGTCTACTGGTTCGGCGGAATTTGACCGGGTACTAGGGGGTGGGATTGTGCCGGGGTCGCTGGTGCTCATTGCCGGCGATGCGGGCATAGGCAAATCTACCCTGCTGTTGCAAACCCTGGCCCATCTGTCCCCAACCCTGCCGGTGTTGTATGTCTGTGCCGAGGAGTCCGCCCAGCAGGTGAAATTGCGGGCCGAGCGGCTGTTTCCCCCTAATGCTCTCCCTGACTTGTACGTGCTGGCGGAAACGGATTTGGAGACCATCTTAGGGGAACTGGAGCGCCTACGCCCCCGGGTGGCGGTCATTGACAGTATCCAGGCCCTCATGAATGCCGCTTTAACCTCGGCCCCCGGTTCTGTTTCCCAGGTGCGGGAGTGCACGGCGGCCCTGATGCGGTTAGCCAAACAGCACCATATCGCCCTGTTGATTGTCGGGCACATCACCAAGGAGGGAGCCATCGCCGGACCCAAGGTTCTGGAGCATTTGGTGGACACGGTGCTGTATTTTGAAGGGGATGCCCTGGCCCACCACCGGTTGTTGCGGGCGGGGAAAAACCGTTTCGGCCCCAGTTACGAGCTGGGCATCTTTGCCATGACTGCCCAAGGGTTGCAGGAAGTGAGTAACCCCTCGGAATTGTTCTTGCACCACCGGGAATCTCCTGCCCCTGGCGTTGCCACCATCGTCGCCTGTGAGGCCACCCGCCCCCTGGTGGTGGAAATCCAAGCCCTGGTGACCTCCACCGGTTATGGCACCCCCCGCCGGAGCACCACCGGCATTGACTACAACCGCTTAGTGCAAATCCTGGCGGTTTTGGAAAAGCACCTGGGGGTGCCCCTGGCGAAACACGACGTGTACGTGGCCTCAGCCGGCGGATTGACCGTCTCCGAACCGGCGGCGGATTTGGGGATTGCCCTGGCGGTGTTAGCCAGTTTGCGCCACTGCGTTATCCAGCCCCAGACGGTCCTGATTGGTGAAGTGGGACTCAGCGGCCAGATTCGCCCGGTGCAACAAATGGAAACCCGGCTCAAGGAGGCCGTGAAGTTGGGGTTTCAGCGGGCGATTGTGCCGCCGATGGAGCTGGAGCCGGTCGCCGGTCTACAACTGGTGCCTGTGAATCGTTTACTCCCAGCGGTCTTGGCCGCCCTACCCGGCGAGACGTCCCCTAATCCCACTCCACACCCGCCAGCGCCTCCGCCAGGGGAGGATGGGTGTCTGGGTCCGTCATATCCCGTTGCAGGGACGCCTGGTTAA
- a CDS encoding YceD family protein has product MDALTVVLEPIAIPSLLRLPEKRLTLTVRQKFIDLPLLTPVQGEVVVTHQGTCLHVEAQVNAIVTLTCRRCLCQFNQRLPLAVEEIIWLDAVKSDPNAWPLEQEVPLTDLMEYLPPDGWFDAGQWLYEQISLALPTNPLCRPDCQVDWPGGEIEQEGETIDPRWAALAALNWPE; this is encoded by the coding sequence TTGGATGCTCTCACGGTGGTCCTAGAGCCGATTGCCATTCCCAGTCTGCTGCGTTTGCCCGAAAAGCGATTGACCCTGACGGTGCGGCAGAAGTTTATTGATTTGCCCCTGCTGACGCCAGTGCAAGGGGAGGTTGTGGTCACGCACCAGGGGACCTGTCTGCATGTCGAGGCCCAGGTGAATGCCATTGTCACGTTGACCTGTCGGCGGTGTCTTTGCCAGTTCAACCAGCGGTTGCCCCTGGCGGTGGAGGAAATCATCTGGCTGGATGCGGTTAAGAGTGACCCTAACGCCTGGCCTTTAGAGCAGGAGGTGCCCCTGACGGACCTGATGGAATACCTGCCGCCGGATGGGTGGTTTGACGCGGGACAGTGGCTGTATGAGCAAATCTCCCTGGCGCTGCCGACGAACCCCCTGTGTCGCCCCGATTGCCAGGTGGATTGGCCGGGGGGCGAAATCGAGCAGGAGGGGGAAACGATTGACCCGCGCTGGGCGGCTTTGGCGGCGCTGAATTGGCCGGAATAG
- a CDS encoding tetratricopeptide repeat protein, giving the protein MNKATWWVWGMAIALGTTAVQGQTATTPPRSTNPWPLVLMVAGGGITLGVGIGWWLSRRETTSASSSSSSVAQSTVAASPPPPPPRPVSPSPVALFINRGRQKAEKGDYEAAIHDFTQALALEPHNAEAYYERGVAYRRLHNYAQALADLQQAITFNPRMAAAYYNRGLIRFKVKDYQRAVTDYTRAIELDPQAAEFYHNRSLARRKLGDYEGAAADYKKALDLNPNYRYIHREVTTHKRQMGADDFYERGLVKMEKGDYQGALEELNQALRMDTDLAPCYFDRAKVRLALGDEVGAVDDLRKAADLFLEMGDVERCEQVMAVLQQRRFRDVE; this is encoded by the coding sequence ATGAACAAGGCAACCTGGTGGGTCTGGGGGATGGCCATAGCGTTGGGGACTACGGCTGTCCAGGGTCAGACGGCTACCACCCCACCCCGGTCAACCAATCCCTGGCCTTTGGTGCTGATGGTTGCTGGTGGGGGCATCACCCTGGGAGTGGGCATCGGTTGGTGGTTATCCCGGCGGGAGACTACCTCTGCGTCATCATCTTCATCTTCTGTGGCCCAATCCACCGTAGCCGCCAGTCCACCGCCTCCACCCCCCCGGCCCGTCTCCCCTAGTCCGGTAGCCCTTTTTATCAATCGGGGACGCCAAAAAGCGGAAAAAGGGGACTACGAAGCAGCGATTCATGACTTTACGCAAGCCCTGGCCCTGGAACCCCACAACGCCGAGGCCTATTACGAACGGGGGGTGGCCTACCGGCGTTTGCACAACTACGCCCAAGCCCTGGCAGACCTACAGCAGGCCATCACCTTTAACCCCCGCATGGCGGCGGCCTATTACAACCGGGGGCTGATTCGGTTTAAGGTCAAGGACTACCAGCGGGCGGTCACTGACTACACCAGGGCCATTGAACTCGACCCCCAAGCCGCTGAATTTTATCACAACCGCAGCCTGGCCCGGCGCAAATTGGGGGACTACGAGGGAGCGGCAGCAGATTACAAAAAAGCCCTCGACCTGAACCCCAACTACCGCTATATCCATAGGGAGGTCACCACCCACAAGCGGCAGATGGGGGCCGATGATTTTTATGAGCGGGGTCTGGTGAAGATGGAAAAGGGGGACTACCAGGGGGCGCTGGAGGAACTTAACCAAGCCCTGCGCATGGATACGGATTTGGCCCCCTGTTACTTCGACCGGGCTAAGGTGCGCCTGGCCTTAGGGGATGAGGTGGGAGCGGTGGATGATTTACGTAAAGCTGCCGATCTGTTTTTGGAAATGGGGGATGTTGAACGCTGCGAGCAGGTGATGGCCGTGCTCCAACAACGGCGCTTCCGCGATGTAGAATAG